Sequence from the Toxotes jaculatrix isolate fToxJac2 chromosome 24, fToxJac2.pri, whole genome shotgun sequence genome:
aattatCTCATTAAGGAttcttaaaattacattttctccttctccctcactGAAAAATCTCAGAATATGAATCTGGAAAAGTTCAAACTCCCTGAATGCATCCTttgtaaacacagacagtgtgtaAGGAGTTCAAATTTCCATTAGACTTGAATGCAGCTTTCTCCTCCACTGTGCCCTGTGTGAGGTTCCCTGTCTCTCAGTGTAAATGCAGCCTTCAGTGTTAAGGTGACATCTGGAGGGAGCTGACTGATGTGATGACATCACTGCACACAAACCAATGAGCTCACTATCTGTAACGCCTtgaagcaagtgtgtgtgtgtttgagagagagggCACTCGGCTGTTATTATACAGAGCCAAAATGACACGTCTGggcagatggtgtgtgtgtaagtgaaagAGAGTGAtagtatggatgtgtgtgtgtgtgtgtgtgtgtgtatgactcaCTAAATCAGTGATAAATCAAACTTTGATCATTGAAATTTCTACTTCTGTTTACACAGTACCTCCTTCTCACCTGATAGACAGTGGGTAGTTGCTATGGCGATGCCGTAAAGGTGAGAACGCTGGTCGGGCAGGTATTCGTCGGTGAACTGACTGCTGTCTTTGCTCACCGCGATCACACCGTCCCTGTGAGgcggaggacagagagagagttcagtcatcaataaagagaaaaaaaaagcttttaaagaccagagtgaagtaaaaaaaaaaaaaaagatgaacaaaGATGCCTACCTCCTCCAGTCAGTGTAATAGAAGTGGTTCCTGTAGTAAACCATGCTGAATGGGTAGTTGAGGCTGGAGTGGATCACTCTGCGACCTGAACCGTCGGGGGATATACACTCCAAACGCTTTGTACCTGAAATAAAGAGCAAAAGAATCATTTTCTTTAAGCTGATTCCTTCTCTACACCTGTTCATCAGCAAGGTAAGAAGTGAAACTACTGAGAGTCGGCAAAGACAACACGCAGAGGAGGTGAAGCTAAGAGCAGTAACACTGCTGCTAACGTCCTGGTGTCTGTAGAACATGTGCCCACCTGCATCAGCCCAGCAGATCTGTCCGGATGAGGAGTCGTACGTGAGAGCGTTGGGCAAACCGACCCCATCGGACACCACCACCCTGCGGTTCTGACCGTCCACCGATGAGCTCTCGATCTTAGGAGCCTCTCTGTTCCAGTCTGTCCAGTACAGAGTCCTGCAGGGAGAGATGGGATTACAGATCTTATAGCACTCATATTCCATCCTGCAAAGAGTTTAACTCTGTCTGGGCTGGATTTGCATCATGGTTGGACAAGTCGACCTGTCTTTACTGTTTGACTGAGTCTTAGCGTGGACTTGTTTTGGTGCTGAACTCTGGGATCTGGCTAATATAACGAGACAAGAGGAAAaccacacacagcctcacacacacgcgTGGGTACACGAGCAGAACAGAGCTCGAGGGAGCAGCTGTCTCATGCTGATGAGGTCACGGTCAGGTTACTCTGAGCAACGCGCGACCTTTCACCTCAGCTCCTCCAGTGCATTTTTTTAGGGGCGTTTCATCCTGTATGCGTCAGAAAATCCGGCCCCCAcagcctctcacacacacacacacacactttccactTTTAAACAAACTTGTTTCTCAGTTCATGTTGTTTCTCTGATGaatcaaatcacattttattttttgaaacatGTCAAAGGTCCAAATATTCACTGAGAGCTTCAggcggagtgtgtgtgtgtgtgggccgcTCGTGACGCCACACTGCTTTTCATCTGTAGATGATGGTGTACATGTGGGCAGTCCTCTGGGAACTACAGGTAATACACACCACATGAGCAatcagcttacacacacacaccatgtgttcatgagtgtgtgttaatcAATCTGTTGAGGGTATGGGTGAGCAGATGTTGGTGTATGAGACATTGGTACATATGTACATGCTtttataatgtgtgtgtacatcatttctgtgtgtgtgtgtgtgtgtgtgagacgggAACATGTGCAGGCTCAGAAATTACAGAGCACATGCTTAATCTTGAGTGTACCCGTGTGAAGCAGTAATTACCTTTAGGACTTGGCTTTTTGTCaggacacacaggcacacacacaaacatatacacacacacgcacacaaatgtatacacacacacatttggccTTGAGTCAGAAACTAAACTTTAAAATCTCAATTTAATAAtgtgaaacacacatttgagATTTTATGATTTGGGTTATTGCTGCTCTGTTTAATCATTTGTATCAaccacattaacacacacacatacactgtctgtgtctgtctctcacacacacatgcacacacacacatacacacacacacacacacacacacacacacacacacacacacactgtctgtgtctgtctctcacacacacatacctgttgATTATGTGATTAGTTGCAATGATGAAAAGCAGATGTTATTCCTGGAGAGCTGACCAGAGAAGGCCTCACGCTTtcactacgtgtgtgtgtgtgtgtgtgtgtgtgtgtgtgtgtgtgtgtgtctgtccaggATTAATAGCATCAGTAAATCCACTGCAGTTTTCTTGGCTCAGTTTggtgcaacagaaaaaaaagcagtaaataTCACTCATATGACTGAGTTATCAGACGTGCGTTACTAAAGGGACACTCCACCCTAAAAACCCAATCCCATCAATTTTCCTGGGATCGCCTGTCTCACACTGATGAAGTCATGTTTAGGTCACACAAACCGCACGACTAAAACTCCTTCTGCGAAATGGCTTTAAAACCTAATCGTCACTGTTCTAATGAATTAGTCCCAGGCCTTGTTGACTCAGCCTGTGTGAGGACTCGTGGGTTTGATTTCATGGTGGTGATAATGGGCTGAAAACCATCTGTGCCCTGTTCTGATGAAGACTGAGTGTGGACAGAGTGAAGGCTGTGTCTCATTCTGTCTCAGTGGAGCACCTCCAGGACGTTACACTTCACCGTGAAGAGAGTGTGTGGGCAGTTGTTTGTTTCTTGCTCAGGGAAGAGATTTGTTAGTATTTGCAAATCCAGACTAAACAGTTAAATGACTTAAATCTTctgcaagtgttttttttgtcatttaaaactgtaaataagccaaaacaaatatagaaaaaataatgttttaccCCGTGGAAGAGACCACTATGATGGCCCGGGGGTTGACCAGGTCTGTGTCAAACAGCGTCTGCCTCTCGCTGCCGTCTAGGTTGGACCTTTCGATCACGTCAGGGTTCGAGTCGACCCAGAACATCAGTCGACGATCGACGTCCACAGCCAAACCTTCTGGACTGACCAGATCTACAGGGAACGGGAACATGTTGACAGTATTGAGATGATCTGAAACATTACATAACATTCACTGTAGAAATGAAGCATGTAGAGAGTAAGTGTGTGATCTTACTTGTGTTAATGAGTATCTTAGGCTCAGCTCCGGGCGCCATCGAAGCTCTGTTGATTGTTCTTGCAGACAAGTCTGTCCAATAGACTTGGTTCTCTTTGCAGTCATAGGCTATACCAACAACTATGGAACcctgtacacccacacacacacacacacacgcacacacccacacacacacaataatttgAATAATCAAAGAACCACAAGAATTATCTATGTGCATAAGAATTAACCAACAAATTAAATATGCAGCTTAAGTGAAAAGTGACTGAATATGTGAGcattcatctctccatccatctctccatctatctcttcatccatctctccatccatctcttaCATGCAGAGTCAGCAGAGTCTTGGAGCGGCTTGCGTCCAGTCTGGTCCCGTTGAGAGGCAGCACCCCTATTTTCTGTCCCTGAGCGTACAGCAGCGTGATGTCAGTGTTTGGCGGAGGGGTCACACTCGGGCGGGGCAATGGCCGCACGATGGGTGGGGCCACTGACGGGAGGCCTGGGAAAGGATCATATATGGATCAAAAAGATGAAGTAAAGGTGACACAATGCTAATGTTATTTTCACCATGTAAGCAGACAAAGCATGTGGATCACAGGTGCAAAGATACTTACATGCAGGTTTGACAACATCATGTGATCGGGTACCAGGAACCTCCCGCCCGTCCTGGTCTACGCACCAGCAGTAAGTAGTCTCCCCGTAACACTGGACTGGACTGAGAGGGAAGAAGAATTGAAATAAGCAGCCTGAACTGTGTTTCTGAGGGCATGAacgtgtgatgtgtgtgtgtttgttgtgtaccTGAATTGTCCATCGGGCTCACACTGAGGCACGTACTGCTGCGGATCTGGTTTTCCGCCGTAGTGCTCAATCAAGCTGGCCCTCCATCGCTCGCACACGCTCTCAGGGCGCTGGGTCGGAGCAACAGGGACTGAGGGGGACATGAATCAAACAAACCCAACAATATTACTATTTTTAAAGCCAAATAAAAATCCTACATGGCTGCAAAATCACAGCTCAGATCCTATTCTGTTCCACTTTATCATCATTTATTCAATTATCTCCTCAGTTTTTTGCCTGCTGTGTTTATACTGCAGTGATAGGCAGAGTGCTTGATTAATGGTGTGAGGACGCCCTGTGTTtaaaaaggcacacacacatacacacatcttaCTTTTGTCCAAACTGTTTACCTTGTAAAATCCCTTTAATAACTCACTTTATAGCAGAGCTTTAAAACTGAACCCAAAACCACTTTAGGCTTCCACTAATGTTTATGCtggcttctctctgtctgtgtaaagTTCTAATGTGAGTCTGCACAGCTTCTAGACTGAGGATAATATCTGAGAGGAGGGTGAGAAGCGAGCAGCCCAGCGGTGAGAAACCAGAGAGGTAAAGAGCTCCTGATCCGTCCAAACCCAGAATGAGCAGGAAATGCTCTTGCCTCCTTCGTCATGACCTATTACTGACAAATCCCCGAATAAGGTTTCCAGGGCAGTggccatcaaaaaaaaaaaaaaaggaatctgtggttgtactgggcaGCTTCCAGGAGTGACTGAGTACAGCTGAATAGGAGGCACAGGAGTAAGGAAACAAAACTGTGAGTTCGGACACGTTAGAGTTCAGGTACGTCTATAAGTGTGAatacgtgtgtgtttctgtttgtctgtgtggcATCTGTAGGGCGAGGTGTAGCACCGTGCTGTCACTCAGCTGGTCAGGCGGCCCCGTCGTGTTTTTCGTTTGGTTGCCCAGCAACAGCCGGCAGTTTGTCTCACCACAAAATGACCACTTCAGATGTTTGGCTGGTCATAAACGGAATTTATAGCGAGGACTGAATTTATAGAACggcctgtgtgtgtacgttAGAGTGTGAGGGAGAGGCCGGTGTTCACAGACATGGCTGCAGCCATGGTAAATCTAATCTATCAGTAAAATCAATAACAATCTCACCTGGTCTGTCACAGTCCACAGATGGTGCACCAGGTGGTGTCCTGGTTCCTGCCCGCTCCTGTCCCTGACTGTCCACGCACCAACAATGTCCAGtggaaccatgacactaaataCGACGCAACAacataaacaatattttttaatggtaagaagcacatgaataaaaacaataaatcccTCTCTGTTAGCAGGGAGGTTGCAGTTTTACCTGTCGAGGTAGGTACTGTCCGTTAGCATCACACTGAGGTACATAGGCTCCAACTATAGGATATCCCTCTGGACTGgtgctctgtcctctgtctctgtggtatTCACAGTGAGTTTTCGGACGCTCTGGTTCATCTGGAAAAGTTGACCACATAAATCTACATCAGTGGTGATCAGTTATAATTCCATACTGTGTCAACATATCAGGTAATGTTTCAAGCCGACTACCCAGACCGCAGTCTCACCTGGTTTGTCACAGTCTCTAGGTGGTGCACCAGGTGGTGTCCTGGTTCCTGCTCTCTCCTGCCCGTTACTGTCCACACACCAACAATGTCCAGTGGAAGCGTGACACTACAATAGACATAATACCTTTAAGAGCTGCCATAACAATACTGAATAAAGATGTGCAGTGCTTCTTATTGACAACGCAATCAGAATGATACCTGCTGAGGTGTGTACTGTCCATTAGCATCACACTGAGGTACATAGGCTCCAGTTATAGGGTATCCCTCTGGACTGGTGGACTGAgcactgtctctgtgctgctcacaGTATGTCTTTGGACGCTCTGGTTCATctggagaataaaaaaaacaacagacaatCAAGTGAACTTCTTGGTTTAATACATGAGCGTGAGGTTTTATATCAAAAGAAACATGAAGGACACATAAAGAGCTTTAACCTCACCTGGTTTGTCACAGTCTTTGCGTGCTGTACCAGGTGGTGTCctggttcctcctctctcttgtcCCTGACTGTCCACACACCAACAATGTCCAGAGGAGCCGTGGCACTAAAGTAATAACGAACAGTGAATAATGAATATATGGTAATTTAGGTATTGTGTCTGTGATTCTGTTCATGCTACTCAAAGTAATATGAAGAGCCTCTGACCTGCTGTGGTGTGTACTGTCCGTTAGCATCACACTGAGGTACATAGGCTCCAACTATAGGATATCCCTCTGGACTGGTGCTCTGAACACTGTCTCTGTGGTGCTCACACTGGGTTTTAGGATGCTCGGGTTCATCTGGATAAGAAAGGTTGATGAGTTACCATGCGTGGACAGCTAGAGACGTTTACATTCAGTACTTGGACGTTCAGTACTTGGACATCCAAGTCTGGATGCAGAAGGTCTTGGGTAGCTGGAAACAGCAGTCTCACCTGGTCTGTCACAGTCTTTGCGTGCTGTACCAGGAGGTGTCCTGGTTCCTGCTCGCTCCTGTCCCTGACTGTCCACACACCAACAATGTCCAGTAGAGCCGTGGCACTGCAGTAAACAAATGAATTCATTTGTCTTTAACTTTCAGTATCAGGCTTGAATTGCAGGCAGGAAAATAATGATTCATGGAtgaaacagagaacaaacactgaCCTGTAACGATCTGTACTGTCCATTAGCATCACACTGAGGTACATAGGCTCCAACTATAGGATATCCCTCTGGACTGGTGGTCTGAACACTGTCTCTGTGGTGCTCACACTGAGTTTTGAGACGCTCTGGTTCATCTGGAAGAATCATAAataacaaatgtgaaaacagtgaatgTGCTGTTGAATAATAATATGATCAGGTCTGTCCTTCCTGTCTCTCGTAGGACAGTGTCTTATATCTTTTAACATAACTGTATTCGGTTTAAATAATGAGCTTCAAGATCATTTGCTTGTGAGTAAATTCACACTGTGGAAAACTCTCAGAAAACATCTTTCCATCGTACAAGAAGACTTGACTTCCCTCACCTGGTTTGCCACAGTCTCTGGGTGTTTCACCGGCTGCTGTTCTTGACCCATATATCTCCTCTCCATTACTGTCCACACACCAACAATGTCCAGTGGAACTATGACACTGCAGTTAGCGGAAACAAGAATATTCAGCATTTGTACATGTtagattcatttttatttaacttgtcAGTGGTCAAAAATCTTTTCAAACACATAGTCACAAACCTGCTGTGGTGTGTACTGTCCATTAGCATCACACTGAGGTGCAAAGGCTCCCAATAAAGGATATCCCTCTGGACTGATGGTCTGaacactgtctctctgctgctcacacgGAGTTTTGAGACGCTCTGGTTCATCAGGATGAGAAATATGGACAATAACAAGATCACATATATATTTTGAATTATAATGACATTATCCTTCCTGTATTTACTGCTTCTTCAGCTTAATGTAGGATGTGGTCTTGGTTATGTTTGTGTAAAGtccctgtttattttctcacgcttctaaaaagaaaaaaactagcTTCATGTTACTCTGCTGTCCTTTACGTTCAGCTTCCCACcgcgcgcacacagacacacacagacacacacacagtctcacagtgATATCACCTGTTTTTCCAGGCATTCCAAGGCAATGACCCAATGACCTCAACGGTGCACCACTTACAAGGttagacacacactcacgtaAACGTGCTGTTTGTTTGACTTGTCATTGAGTTGAGGAATTAGGGGGTTCACGGGTCAATGTTGAGCAAGAAAGCCTTGGCGAGCCGTGACATAACACACCTGCTGACGCTGGTACTGTTACCGTAGAGAACAAACGAGCTTTAAGTGCTCGTGTGGAGATGAATAAAGGGAGAAGTTCGTCTGTCTGtgcatatttttctgttttcacctgGTTTGTCGCAGTCTGTAGGTGGTGCACCGGGTGGTGTCCTGCTTCCcgctctttcctctcctctgctgtccacACACCAACAGTATCCAGTGGAGCCGTGGcactgaaaaatacagaaacagacattttttattatttattttaataataaaaatgtctgtcatTTAGCCGAGCAGTCATCAGGTGCTGACCTGCAGTGGTGTGTACTCTCCGTGAGCATCACACTGAGGAACATATTCTCCATCTATAGGATATCTGACGTTCTGtacactgtctctgtgctgctcgCAGTGAGTTTTAGAACGCTCTGGTTCATCtggggagaaaaacacaaacacttttttttttacaatgacaCAAATGAGCCAAAACTACAAGACAGTCTGGTAAACACAAGCGTGAAGCGCCCTGAGCTTATATGTAAATTCTGCAGCCTGACAGTCCAAAGTTTGGCAAGCATTTCAAAACAGTCTCACCTGGTCTGTCACAGTCTTTCGGTGCTGTACCAGGTGGTGTCCTGGTTCCTGCTCGCTCCTGTCCCTGACTGTCCACACACCAACAATGTCCAGTGGAGCCGTGGCACTGCAGTAAACAAATGAATTCATTTGTCTTTAACTTTCAGTATCAGGCTTAAATTGCAGGCAGGAAAATAATGATTCATGGAtgaaacagagaacaaacactgaCCTGTAACGATCTGTACTGTCCATTAGCATCACACTGAGGTACATAGGCTCCAACTATAGGATATCCCTCTGGACTGGTGGTCTGAACACTGTCTCTGTGGTGCTCACACTGAGTTTTGAGACGCTCTGGTTCATCTGGAACAATCATAAataacaaatgtgaaaacagtgaatgTGCTGTTGAATAAATATGTGATCAGGTCtgtccttcctgtctctcatgGGACAGTTTATTATATCGTTTAACATCATTGTATTTGGTTTAAATAATGAGCTTCAAGATCATTTGCTTGTGAGTAAATTCACACTGTGGAAAACTCTCAGAAAACATCTTTCCATCTTACAAGTAGACTTGACTTCCCTCACCTGGTTTGCCACAGTCTCTGGGTGTTTCACCGGCTGCTGTTCTTGTCCCATATATCTCCTCTCCATTACTGTCCACACACCAACAATGTCCAGTGGAACTATGACACTGCagttaatggaaaaaaagaatattcagCATTTGCACACAGATGAAGTTTATTTAACTTGTCTGTGGTAAAACGTCCTTTCAAACACTGAGTCACAAACCTGCTGTGGTGTGTACTGTCCATTAGCATCACACTGAGGTGCAAAGGCTCCAAATAAAGGATATCCCTCTGGACTGATGGTCTGaacactgtctctctgctgctcacacagagTTTTAGGACGTAGCAGATCATCTGAGGAGATaaacatgaagaaaacagaacaacattTTAACGATACATCAGTCCATTTATTAAAGACCAACTTGTAGAACTTGTAAAGAGTTAATACCTGCTCTGTCACAGTCTTTGGGTGCTGTACCAGGTGGCGTCCTGGTTCCTGGTCTCTCCTGTCCCTGACTGTCCACACACCAACAATGTCCAGTGGAGCCGTGGCACTGGAATGAATTATTACACTTTTCAAAATCTGTACATCAGATCGCTTGAATCATCAGTCGGCCATGTACTCAGTCAGTCGGTGGGTCAGTCAGTTGGTCAGTCGGccggtcagtcagtcagtcagtcagtgccCACCTGCAGTGGTCGGTACCGTCCGTCAGAGTCGCACTGAGGGATGAAGGCTCCGAGAATCGGCAGTCCCTTAACTTCCACACCGCTCTGCAGACTGTCTCTGTGAAGCTCACACAGGCTCATTGGACGAGCTGTCTGTCCTGTAGACAAACaaccattaaaaatacatacatattttattatttctgttttcctcccaTAATTTAGCTAAAGAGTGTGGATAATGTAAATGATCAGATCTTAATGGGAGATATCCAGTGACTGTTCCTGACCTTCCTGCTGGGAACAGTGGAAACCATCACCATAAAACCCAGGCTGGCACTGACACTGGAAAGACCCCAGGCCATTGATACACCTGGCGTTGCTGTGACACGGAGAGGAACTGCACTCATCCATATCTGAGGAGACggagggagagaaataaatCAACAACCACAAGCGGAGAAAGGCTGTACATGCTCGAAACTCCACCAACTCTACAAACATATGCTGATGTATAAAACGGTTTCTGAGCGCTGGCTAGAAATCAGTCAGTTCAGTGGTATCTTATAAATATTTGGATAATTTCAAGGCTTTATGTAAAGTAGTACACAtctgtggaggagggagggtttGAAGGAAGTTCATCAAAAGTTCACAGGGATGGGTGaaaggaggacacacacacacacaccgacggGACCCTGCTCCTCTACACATCctaaagcaacacacacacttgtgtgaTTGCTCCATTTGTCTTTCACTTTCACCCCTCCTGTTCTCACATTTGTTGCCCATCCTCCCCTCTCGCCGTGTTTCCTAGCTTTTGCAGCTGTGCCTAACTGTTGTGGAAGAATTGTTATTCCTGTGCTCGGACAAATATGTGAATCCCTTCCAAATATTCAGCTCATTTTGGGAACATGCGGCTCTACATGTTCCAAGATACATCTTAGGGGACCAGCAAGTGCACCTGACGACCAGCCCATGAAAAGGACAAGATGAGGACATGATGAAAATCGTAATAAACTACATGTTTACACAGACTTTACTTTAATTGGCATGTGAAGTTAGACATGATGACACTGCTTGTTTCAGCAGCCAGGTCTTTATGTTTAGTGGTTTTAGTGGAAATATTTGCTGACACAGATTTTCACATCAGTGACTTGGGCTTGTCATTAATTCTAGACGATGATTAACAGCTGTTAAGATGTGTTGAAACTATTTCAACAGGTACATACGCACATGGAGGTCAGCAGATGTCAGGTGATACTTCACGGTTTAAAACCATGTCCTGTGCATATATTGTACACTGCAGT
This genomic interval carries:
- the nid2a gene encoding nidogen-2 isoform X1, which produces MERGEMLALCLLCWSCSVCVVTAIQRADMFPYGTLSGDLILAEGDDETSRVLPLPKTLYFYSSPFTQLYVATNGIISAQDLPMEKQYVDDGFPTDFPVVAPFLADIDTSGGRGQIYYRVTETPSVLNRVAQEVHRGFPDAKFTPTYAVVATWENVAAYEEETRTTAPSSKLNTFQAVIGYDETDSYVLFLYPEGGLNFFGTRPKESYNVEIELPARVGFSRGEVTYLIFSRTEGPHYSVTSNEQSVKNLYQVGNTGIPGIWLFHTGNHYSFDNIVPASIGGLLATSPPGGHGLPLDTTTPDFEEYPDNTFDLNNKEEEEEEDDYPLTDGDPEFQTAPAGGDHSKSLQPASPDAASSPSERSDPGPQVLHRSKDVPLNSEPRYGSEPEERQYAPPNPPEAVAEQGAQQIQEQQPQDVYPHHSKEPRLSPGGHVVSVDEEDVDFDTGVIRYTTENKETCASFQQQCSQHAFCSDYATGFCCHCRPGFYGNGRHCLPDGAPQRVSGKVSGTVTVGSTPVQLNNIDLHAYIVVGDGRAYTAISEVPEPVGWALMPVAPIGELFGWLFALELPNSQAGFKNAGAEFTRHAEVIFYPGNQRLSIIQTGRGLDDHNHLTVDTVLSGSVPFLPPGAEVTMDPFKDTYQYYPSVATSTSVREFLVVSAERGSESFSFQLKQNITYRDCQHDNRPAALETLQIAMERVFVMYVKEERILRYAITNKIGPVGVEPTEPELVNPCYAGNHDCDTTAQCVPLEGQAFQCQCATGYRGDGRNCYDIDECAEGLSSCGAHAQCVNLPGSHRCQCQSGFEFGYDGRTCVDMDECSSSPCHSNARCINGLGSFQCQCQPGFYGDGFHCSQQEGQTARPMSLCELHRDSLQSGVEVKGLPILGAFIPQCDSDGRYRPLQCHGSTGHCWCVDSQGQERPGTRTPPGTAPKDCDRADDLLRPKTLCEQQRDSVQTISPEGYPLFGAFAPQCDANGQYTPQQCHSSTGHCWCVDSNGEEIYGTRTAAGETPRDCGKPDEPERLKTQCEHHRDSVQTTSPEGYPIVGAYVPQCDANGQYRSLQCHGSTGHCWCVDSQGQERAGTRTPPGTAPKDCDRPDEPERSKTHCEQHRDSVQNVRYPIDGEYVPQCDAHGEYTPLQCHGSTGYCWCVDSRGEERAGSRTPPGAPPTDCDKPERLKTPCEQQRDSVQTISPEGYPLLGAFAPQCDANGQYTPQQCHSSTGHCWCVDSNGEEIYGSRTAAGETPRDCGKPDEPERLKTQCEHHRDSVQTTSPEGYPIVGAYVPQCDANGQYRSLQCHGSTGHCWCVDSQGQERAGTRTPPGTARKDCDRPDEPEHPKTQCEHHRDSVQSTSPEGYPIVGAYVPQCDANGQYTPQQCHGSSGHCWCVDSQGQERGGTRTPPGTARKDCDKPDEPERPKTYCEQHRDSAQSTSPEGYPITGAYVPQCDANGQYTPQQCHASTGHCWCVDSNGQERAGTRTPPGAPPRDCDKPDEPERPKTHCEYHRDRGQSTSPEGYPIVGAYVPQCDANGQYLPRQCHGSTGHCWCVDSQGQERAGTRTPPGAPSVDCDRPVPVAPTQRPESVCERWRASLIEHYGGKPDPQQYVPQCEPDGQFSPVQCYGETTYCWCVDQDGREVPGTRSHDVVKPACLPSVAPPIVRPLPRPSVTPPPNTDITLLYAQGQKIGVLPLNGTRLDASRSKTLLTLHGSIVVGIAYDCKENQVYWTDLSARTINRASMAPGAEPKILINTNLVSPEGLAVDVDRRLMFWVDSNPDVIERSNLDGSERQTLFDTDLVNPRAIIVVSSTGTLYWTDWNREAPKIESSSVDGQNRRVVVSDGVGLPNALTYDSSSGQICWADAGTKRLECISPDGSGRRVIHSSLNYPFSMVYYRNHFYYTDWRRDGVIAVSKDSSQFTDEYLPDQRSHLYGIAIATTHCLSGSH
- the nid2a gene encoding nidogen-2 isoform X3, whose product is MERGEMLALCLLCWSCSVCVVTAIQRADMFPYGTLSGDLILAEGDDETSRVLPLPKTLYFYSSPFTQLYVATNGIISAQDLPMEKQYVDDGFPTDFPVVAPFLADIDTSGGRGQIYYRVTETPSVLNRVAQEVHRGFPDAKFTPTYAVVATWENVAAYEEETRTTAPSSKLNTFQAVIGYDETDSYVLFLYPEGGLNFFGTRPKESYNVEIELPARVGFSRGEVTYLIFSRTEGPHYSVTSNEQSVKNLYQVGNTGIPGIWLFHTGNHYSFDNIVPASIGGLLATSPPGGHGLPLDTTTPDFEEYPDNTFDLNNKEEEEEEDDYPLTDGDPEFQTAPAGGDHSKSLQPASPDAASSPSERSDPGPQVLHRSKDVPLNSEPRYGSEPEERQYAPPNPPEAVAEQGAQQIQEQQPQDVYPHHSKEPRLSPGGHVVSVDEEDVDFDTGVIRYTTENKETCASFQQQCSQHAFCSDYATGFCCHCRPGFYGNGRHCLPDGAPQRVSGKVSGTVTVGSTPVQLNNIDLHAYIVVGDGRAYTAISEVPEPVGWALMPVAPIGELFGWLFALELPNSQAGFKNAGAEFTRHAEVIFYPGNQRLSIIQTGRGLDDHNHLTVDTVLSGSVPFLPPGAEVTMDPFKDTYQYYPSVATSTSVREFLVVSAERGSESFSFQLKQNITYRDCQHDNRPAALETLQIAMERVFVMYVKEERILRYAITNKIGPVGVEPTEPELVNPCYAGNHDCDTTAQCVPLEGQAFQCQCATGYRGDGRNCYDIDECAEGLSSCGAHAQCVNLPGSHRCQCQSGFEFGYDGRTCVDMDECSSSPCHSNARCINGLGSFQCQCQPGFYGDGFHCSQQEGQTARPMSLCELHRDSLQSGVEVKGLPILGAFIPQCDSDGRYRPLQCHGSTGHCWCVDSQGQERPGTRTPPGTAPKDCDRADDLLRPKTLCEQQRDSVQTISPEGYPLFGAFAPQCDANGQYTPQQCHSSTGHCWCVDSNGEEIYGTRTAAGETPRDCGKPDEPERLKTQCEHHRDSVQTTSPEGYPIVGAYVPQCDANGQYRSLQCHGSTGHCWCVDSQGQERAGTRTPPGTAPKDCDRPDEPERSKTHCEQHRDSVQNVRYPIDGEYVPQCDAHGEYTPLQCHGSTGYCWCVDSRGEERAGSRTPPGAPPTDCDKPERLKTPCEQQRDSVQTISPEGYPLLGAFAPQCDANGQYTPQQCHSSTGHCWCVDSNGEEIYGSRTAAGETPRDCGKPDEPERLKTQCEHHRDSVQTTSPEGYPIVGAYVPQCDANGQYRSLQCHGSTGHCWCVDSQGQERAGTRTPPGTARKDCDRPDEPEHPKTQCEHHRDSVQSTSPEGYPIVGAYVPQCDANGQYTPQQCHGSSGHCWCVDSQGQERGGTRTPPGTARKDCDKPDEPERPKTHCEYHRDRGQSTSPEGYPIVGAYVPQCDANGQYLPRQCHGSTGHCWCVDSQGQERAGTRTPPGAPSVDCDRPVPVAPTQRPESVCERWRASLIEHYGGKPDPQQYVPQCEPDGQFSPVQCYGETTYCWCVDQDGREVPGTRSHDVVKPACLPSVAPPIVRPLPRPSVTPPPNTDITLLYAQGQKIGVLPLNGTRLDASRSKTLLTLHGSIVVGIAYDCKENQVYWTDLSARTINRASMAPGAEPKILINTNLVSPEGLAVDVDRRLMFWVDSNPDVIERSNLDGSERQTLFDTDLVNPRAIIVVSSTGTLYWTDWNREAPKIESSSVDGQNRRVVVSDGVGLPNALTYDSSSGQICWADAGTKRLECISPDGSGRRVIHSSLNYPFSMVYYRNHFYYTDWRRDGVIAVSKDSSQFTDEYLPDQRSHLYGIAIATTHCLSGSH